From the genome of Flavobacterium ovatum, one region includes:
- a CDS encoding ATP-binding protein encodes MIKNIKPKEATSIINSLIGGVVPKIGVQHIAVGRSEEINAVVTALDDVKNGHSMVKFWIGDFGSGKSFMLHLLNTVALKQKFVVANADFTPDNRLYSNDGKAVALYTAIMDNVSIQTKPEGGALPTLLEKWIEQVVTKTAEENNISLTEIRNENYLSMIQTNIMKTINEITDVGGFDFGLVVMKYYEGYIKDDEQLRRNALKWLKGEYRTKTEARQDLGIREIINDLNYYDMLKNFCKLFVSMGYSGFMVNLDEAINLYKISNSAIREKNYEKILTIYNDCFQGKVANLFFNFAGTKEVLENQRRGFFSYDALKTRLVTNKYETAEIRDFAQPVIRLLPLDHNQIFVLLKNLKAIFDYNYKTELSINDDDIQKFMEELFNKPGASEFLTPREVIRDFLNILNIIRQNPAVDKNKLFGEIEISDERPAEFSLDSIEEL; translated from the coding sequence ATGATAAAAAATATTAAACCTAAAGAAGCGACATCAATTATCAATTCATTAATTGGAGGAGTAGTTCCAAAAATTGGTGTGCAGCATATTGCCGTTGGCCGTTCAGAAGAAATTAATGCAGTTGTTACTGCCTTAGATGATGTCAAAAATGGTCATAGTATGGTGAAATTTTGGATTGGTGATTTTGGCTCAGGAAAATCCTTTATGCTTCACCTGCTAAATACTGTTGCCTTAAAGCAGAAATTTGTTGTAGCTAACGCAGATTTTACTCCAGATAATCGTTTGTATTCTAATGATGGAAAAGCGGTTGCTCTTTATACCGCCATTATGGATAATGTTTCCATTCAGACAAAGCCTGAAGGTGGAGCATTGCCAACACTATTAGAAAAATGGATTGAGCAGGTTGTTACTAAAACAGCTGAAGAAAATAATATTTCATTGACTGAAATTCGCAATGAAAATTATTTAAGTATGATTCAGACTAATATTATGAAAACCATCAACGAAATTACTGATGTTGGTGGTTTTGATTTTGGATTGGTTGTAATGAAATATTATGAAGGTTATATTAAAGACGATGAACAATTACGAAGAAATGCCTTAAAATGGTTAAAGGGTGAATACAGAACCAAAACTGAAGCGAGGCAAGATTTAGGAATTAGAGAAATTATCAATGATCTGAATTATTATGACATGCTTAAAAATTTCTGTAAACTATTTGTTAGTATGGGGTACAGTGGTTTTATGGTTAATCTTGATGAAGCTATCAATCTTTATAAAATTTCGAATTCTGCTATTAGAGAGAAAAATTATGAAAAAATATTAACCATTTACAACGATTGTTTTCAAGGAAAAGTTGCTAATTTATTTTTCAACTTTGCAGGTACAAAGGAAGTTTTAGAGAATCAACGTAGAGGCTTTTTTAGTTATGATGCTTTAAAAACAAGATTGGTAACTAATAAATACGAAACTGCTGAAATAAGAGATTTTGCTCAACCAGTTATTCGTTTGCTCCCTTTGGATCATAATCAAATATTTGTATTGCTTAAAAATTTAAAAGCAATATTTGATTACAATTACAAAACTGAATTGTCAATCAATGATGATGATATTCAGAAATTTATGGAAGAATTATTTAACAAACCTGGGGCATCAGAATTTTTAACTCCTAGGGAAGTTATCCGAGATTTTTTAAACATACTAAATATCATCCGTCAAAACCCAGCAGTAGATAAGAATAAATTATTTGGAGAAATTGAAATTTCAGATGAAAGACCTGCTGAATTCTCATTAGATAGTATAGAAGAATTATAA
- a CDS encoding tellurite resistance TerB C-terminal domain-containing protein, with the protein MKNRRTASIFALFFGGIGIHRFYLGQTVKGVLSILFCWTYIPLLIGIIDSLIFITISDEKFNFKYNTQKKSKRNFLLKEKLKDIKVSQMTLSSKDLNQSNSIINQVTTIIPSDNLKYNIDVPKWKHKYIYSYSEINRASSEQIFFYEIFKDQFLNNVFIDLDGNTNYAFILLFDLLKEYENHKNIGELEEQFKNLGIHYPKTKSYCSSFLVQKTSTIDFGLHLDENSDTIKKPYNNAVFSINTDYENIIKEEKALQNESISNIIDILQNDKISDDFQNIQNDESVIDITNENYKIKKENLLEVLKVPYWKQKYIYYFSEIVRASNEQKQFYSIFKSNFLNGVYLNLEGNTNYAFILLFDLLSEYENHKDIFKLENEGKILGQHYPVTKPYCDSFCKQKREKSNLNTFKNEDVYSYEEYWKLGIKYKEKLKLNEEEIQLLNNIDNPSNRFFDIEYCSLEITKLYISLMSELEIKYIEEGTNLNTEFSTVAKLLTERHLNYDAGTENYNHYLNLAIYEIHTNIFKHCENAVREYYGHKRKLDINIYKKEDTEIIYETKVISKVRKLIVLLISKVSLPDEATEVELYSQNTNRWKIKFEELTTNYNENSREFIDAIYSLAILNEKNPSIENIFFEASKFISKYDKETSLTFYVCYLYYDLESNNFNNKQLPKTIKKTLFNTNEQSLIFENIISGLIEDRNVDKALDLISNVYKVKRKIIQLDRTSIKEVIEQHSETVDLLNEYLKDDLDEEVSVIEFEDVNKHEIKIEIPQMNKELYKSTFIDEIKFTEIHIATLELFAKNNFSISQIDFEIFAKSKGLFKNQLIESINDICYDLLDDVLIEEEDDFYIINTDYFQKISIK; encoded by the coding sequence ATGAAAAATAGAAGAACAGCATCCATATTTGCATTATTTTTTGGAGGAATTGGAATTCATAGATTCTATTTAGGACAGACAGTAAAAGGTGTTTTGTCAATACTTTTTTGTTGGACCTATATTCCTTTATTGATTGGTATAATTGATTCTCTAATATTTATAACAATTTCAGATGAAAAATTCAATTTTAAATATAATACACAGAAAAAAAGTAAGCGGAATTTTTTATTAAAAGAAAAATTGAAAGATATCAAAGTTTCTCAAATGACTTTAAGTTCTAAAGACCTTAATCAGTCTAATTCAATTATAAACCAAGTTACTACTATTATTCCTTCAGATAATTTGAAATACAATATCGATGTCCCTAAATGGAAACACAAATATATTTACTCATATTCTGAAATAAATAGAGCATCTAGTGAACAAATTTTTTTTTATGAAATATTTAAAGATCAGTTTTTGAATAATGTTTTTATTGATTTGGATGGTAACACAAATTACGCATTCATCTTGTTATTTGATCTTTTAAAGGAATATGAAAATCACAAAAACATAGGGGAACTTGAGGAACAATTTAAAAATTTAGGAATACATTATCCCAAAACAAAGTCATATTGTTCTTCTTTTCTAGTCCAGAAAACATCAACAATTGATTTTGGATTACATTTAGACGAAAATTCAGATACTATAAAAAAGCCATATAACAATGCAGTTTTTTCTATAAACACAGATTATGAAAATATAATAAAAGAGGAAAAGGCATTACAAAATGAATCAATTTCAAATATTATTGATATTTTACAGAATGATAAAATATCAGATGATTTTCAAAATATTCAAAATGATGAATCAGTAATTGATATTACGAATGAAAATTATAAGATAAAAAAAGAGAATCTATTAGAAGTACTGAAGGTTCCTTATTGGAAGCAAAAATATATTTATTATTTTTCTGAAATCGTTCGAGCTTCCAATGAGCAAAAACAGTTCTATTCTATTTTCAAAAGCAACTTTTTAAATGGTGTTTACCTTAACTTGGAGGGAAATACAAATTATGCTTTTATATTACTTTTCGATTTATTAAGTGAATATGAAAATCATAAAGATATTTTTAAACTTGAAAATGAAGGTAAAATATTAGGGCAACATTATCCTGTAACAAAACCTTATTGTGATTCTTTTTGTAAACAGAAGAGAGAAAAGTCTAATTTAAATACATTTAAGAATGAAGATGTATATTCGTATGAAGAGTATTGGAAACTAGGAATCAAATACAAGGAAAAACTAAAACTGAACGAAGAAGAGATACAACTTCTTAATAATATTGATAACCCAAGTAATAGATTTTTTGATATTGAATATTGTTCACTTGAAATCACTAAACTATATATTTCTTTAATGTCAGAATTAGAAATCAAGTATATTGAAGAAGGAACGAATTTAAATACTGAATTTTCAACTGTTGCAAAGTTGCTTACAGAAAGGCATCTTAATTATGATGCAGGAACTGAAAATTATAATCATTATTTAAACTTAGCAATATATGAAATTCATACTAATATTTTTAAACATTGTGAAAATGCTGTCCGTGAATATTATGGGCATAAACGAAAATTAGATATTAATATCTATAAAAAAGAGGATACAGAAATTATCTATGAGACTAAGGTAATTTCTAAGGTCAGAAAATTAATTGTTTTATTAATTTCTAAAGTTTCTCTTCCAGATGAAGCAACTGAGGTTGAACTATATTCACAAAACACAAATCGTTGGAAAATTAAGTTTGAGGAATTAACGACAAATTATAATGAAAATTCTAGAGAATTTATTGACGCTATTTATTCTCTTGCAATACTAAATGAAAAAAATCCTTCAATTGAAAATATATTTTTTGAAGCTTCAAAGTTTATATCGAAATACGATAAAGAAACATCTCTAACTTTTTATGTTTGTTATTTGTATTACGATTTGGAATCTAACAATTTCAATAATAAACAGTTGCCAAAAACCATCAAAAAGACTTTGTTTAATACAAATGAGCAATCGCTAATTTTTGAAAATATTATTAGTGGATTAATTGAAGACAGGAATGTTGACAAAGCTCTAGACCTAATCTCTAATGTATACAAAGTTAAACGAAAAATAATTCAACTTGATAGAACTTCGATCAAAGAAGTTATAGAACAACATTCAGAAACTGTTGATCTTTTAAATGAATATTTAAAAGATGACTTAGATGAAGAAGTTTCCGTAATAGAATTTGAAGATGTAAATAAACATGAAATTAAAATTGAAATTCCTCAGATGAATAAAGAACTTTACAAGTCAACATTCATAGATGAAATAAAGTTTACCGAAATACATATAGCCACATTAGAATTATTTGCTAAAAACAACTTCTCAATTTCACAAATTGATTTTGAAATATTTGCAAAATCAAAGGGACTATTTAAGAACCAATTAATAGAAAGCATTAACGACATTTGTTATGACCTTTTGGACGATGTATTAATTGAGGAAGAAGATGATTTTTATATTATAAACACAGACTATTTTCAAAAAATTTCTATAAAATGA
- a CDS encoding type II toxin-antitoxin system antitoxin SocA domain-containing protein has translation MMFQISQDQIGERIVALRKRKQLSQEDLAKRIGISRPSLTQIELGKRSLNVLELQKLAQVLRFSLDDFMSENFSAETLSFSEEEKIETAAERISVPSLNVGKMKNILLYILEHCAGKPNVGETVLYKLLYFSDFNYYELYEEQMTGATYRKLPFGPVPQNLDSILNDMIESNQIQRLKTDYHGYPQTRYIPLQKADLTELMASEKEVIDRVIEQMSDWSASAVSNYSHKDIPWIVSKEGEDINYELAFYREPPFSVRNYQEEDAL, from the coding sequence ATGATGTTTCAAATTTCACAAGATCAAATAGGGGAACGAATTGTTGCGCTAAGAAAGAGAAAACAATTATCTCAAGAAGACCTAGCGAAGCGGATAGGTATTTCTAGACCTTCTTTAACTCAAATTGAATTGGGGAAAAGAAGTCTGAATGTACTAGAGTTGCAAAAGCTTGCACAAGTACTCCGTTTTTCTCTTGACGACTTTATGTCTGAAAATTTTTCAGCCGAAACTTTAAGTTTTTCCGAAGAGGAGAAAATAGAAACAGCAGCCGAAAGAATTTCAGTTCCTTCGTTGAATGTTGGTAAAATGAAAAATATTCTGCTGTACATTTTGGAGCATTGCGCTGGCAAACCCAATGTTGGAGAAACGGTTTTGTATAAGTTGCTCTATTTTTCAGATTTTAACTATTACGAATTGTATGAAGAGCAAATGACCGGTGCTACTTATAGAAAATTGCCTTTTGGTCCAGTTCCTCAAAACTTAGACAGCATTCTGAATGATATGATCGAAAGTAATCAGATTCAGCGATTGAAAACCGATTATCACGGCTATCCCCAAACCCGTTATATCCCATTGCAAAAAGCAGATTTGACAGAATTGATGGCTAGTGAAAAAGAAGTTATTGACAGAGTCATTGAGCAAATGAGTGATTGGTCAGCTTCTGCAGTTAGTAACTACTCTCATAAAGACATTCCTTGGATAGTTTCAAAGGAAGGGGAAGACATCAATTATGAACTGGCTTTTTATCGTGAACCGCCATTCTCTGTTAGAAACTACCAAGAAGAGGATGCGTTATGA
- the recA gene encoding recombinase RecA yields MSSEKEAKLKALQLTLDKLDKTYGKGTVMKMGDKAIVEVETISSGSLGIDLALGVGGYPRGRIVEIYGPESSGKTTLTLHAIAEAQKAGGIAAFIDAEHAFDRGYAEKLGVDIENLIISQPDNGEQALEIAENLIRSGAIDIVVIDSVAALTPKSEIEGEMGDSKMGLHARLMSQALRKLTGTISKTNCTVFFINQLREKIGVMFGNPETTTGGNALKFYASVRLDIRRSTQIKDGDNVLGNRTKVKIVKNKVAPPFRTAEFDIMYGEGVSKTGEILDLAVEFEIVKKAGSWFSYGDTKLGQGRDAVKSLIKDNPELADELEVKIKARIKELADN; encoded by the coding sequence ATGAGTTCAGAGAAAGAAGCCAAATTAAAAGCGTTGCAATTAACGCTTGATAAACTAGACAAAACCTACGGAAAAGGTACGGTGATGAAAATGGGGGACAAAGCAATTGTGGAAGTCGAAACCATTTCTTCAGGTTCTTTGGGTATCGATTTAGCCTTAGGAGTAGGCGGTTACCCTAGAGGTCGTATTGTTGAAATTTACGGACCAGAATCTTCTGGTAAAACAACGTTGACACTTCACGCGATTGCTGAAGCTCAAAAAGCAGGTGGAATTGCAGCATTTATTGATGCTGAACACGCTTTTGATAGAGGATATGCAGAAAAATTAGGTGTTGATATAGAAAACTTAATCATCTCACAACCAGATAACGGGGAACAAGCCCTTGAAATTGCCGAGAACTTGATTCGTTCTGGAGCAATTGATATCGTGGTTATTGACTCGGTTGCTGCTTTGACTCCAAAGAGTGAAATTGAAGGTGAAATGGGTGATTCTAAAATGGGATTACACGCACGTTTGATGTCTCAAGCTTTGCGTAAATTAACAGGAACAATTAGTAAAACAAACTGTACGGTTTTCTTCATCAACCAGTTGAGAGAGAAAATTGGTGTGATGTTTGGAAATCCCGAAACAACAACGGGTGGTAACGCCTTGAAGTTTTACGCTTCGGTACGTTTGGATATTCGTCGTTCTACTCAAATTAAAGATGGTGACAACGTACTAGGAAATAGAACGAAAGTTAAAATCGTAAAAAATAAAGTAGCACCACCTTTTAGAACGGCAGAATTTGACATCATGTATGGTGAAGGAGTTTCTAAAACAGGTGAAATCTTAGACTTAGCAGTTGAATTTGAAATCGTGAAAAAAGCGGGTTCTTGGTTTAGCTACGGTGATACCAAATTGGGGCAAGGTCGTGATGCTGTTAAATCTTTAATCAAAGACAATCCTGAATTAGCAGATGAATTGGAAGTGAAAATTAAAGCTAGAATTAAAGAATTGGCAGATAACTAA
- a CDS encoding RNA polymerase sigma factor, which produces MIVEEIIKECKKNNPKAQEQLYNLFVKKLFGVSLKYSNSYADAQDNLQDGFLIIFRKIEQFSGKGSFEGWCKRIMINNALQKYKGVHYMEVLNESIATVEIEFEEEAIPLDYLLQIIQELPHQYRIVFSLYVLDGYSHQEISEMLSISTGTTKSNLHRARLLLKEKIENRNNNPQESSAQ; this is translated from the coding sequence GTGATAGTAGAAGAAATCATTAAAGAATGTAAAAAAAATAACCCCAAGGCACAGGAACAACTCTACAATTTGTTCGTGAAAAAGCTCTTTGGAGTCAGTTTGAAATATTCTAATAGCTACGCAGACGCGCAGGACAATTTACAAGATGGTTTTTTGATTATTTTTCGAAAAATAGAACAGTTCTCCGGCAAAGGCTCCTTTGAAGGTTGGTGCAAGCGTATTATGATCAATAATGCACTCCAAAAGTACAAAGGAGTTCATTATATGGAAGTATTGAACGAATCTATTGCAACTGTTGAAATCGAATTTGAAGAAGAAGCCATACCACTCGATTATTTGTTACAAATCATTCAAGAACTGCCGCATCAATACCGAATCGTTTTTAGTTTGTATGTATTAGACGGCTATTCTCACCAAGAAATTAGTGAAATGCTCTCCATTTCAACAGGAACTACAAAATCGAATTTACACAGAGCCCGACTTCTATTGAAAGAAAAAATCGAAAATCGAAACAACAACCCTCAAGAATCATCGGCACAATGA
- a CDS encoding lysophospholipid acyltransferase family protein, producing MKGIKIIFWTLWRIWFYVVMAIPILIMFPFLVISIFSYKGYPYFFRMARIWAKFILFAMGFYYLVKKEQKLDRKKSYMIIANHTSMTDIMLMLAVVKNPFVFVGKQELAKIPLFGFFYKRTCILVDRNCSKSKNEVFKQAQKRLSRGLSVCIFPEGGVPNDESVVLDTFKDGAFRLAIEHQIPIVPITFADNKKRFSYTFFSGSPGIMRVKIHSPIDTQGKIPLERKALREETRTVILKQLLEFNFKSGNSPQSTSLETLA from the coding sequence ATGAAAGGGATAAAAATTATTTTTTGGACATTGTGGAGGATATGGTTTTACGTAGTCATGGCTATTCCTATCTTGATTATGTTTCCGTTTTTGGTCATTTCTATCTTTTCGTACAAAGGATATCCTTATTTTTTTAGGATGGCTCGTATTTGGGCGAAGTTTATTCTTTTTGCAATGGGTTTTTATTATTTAGTAAAAAAAGAACAAAAATTAGATCGCAAAAAAAGTTATATGATTATTGCCAATCATACTTCCATGACAGATATTATGTTAATGTTGGCTGTGGTCAAAAATCCTTTTGTTTTTGTAGGCAAACAAGAATTGGCTAAGATTCCTTTGTTTGGGTTTTTCTACAAACGTACTTGTATTTTAGTAGATAGAAATTGCTCTAAAAGTAAAAATGAAGTTTTTAAGCAGGCTCAAAAGAGATTAAGTAGAGGATTGAGCGTTTGTATTTTTCCCGAAGGTGGCGTTCCAAATGACGAATCTGTTGTGTTAGACACGTTCAAAGATGGAGCTTTCCGATTAGCGATAGAGCACCAAATCCCAATTGTACCTATTACTTTTGCAGATAATAAAAAACGATTTTCATATACTTTTTTCAGCGGAAGTCCTGGGATTATGAGAGTGAAAATTCATTCGCCTATTGATACTCAAGGAAAAATACCATTAGAGCGTAAAGCCCTTCGAGAAGAAACACGTACAGTGATACTGAAACAGCTTCTTGAATTTAATTTTAAAAGCGGTAACTCACCCCAGAGTACAAGCCTAGAAACACTGGCTTAA
- the trpS gene encoding tryptophan--tRNA ligase, giving the protein MAKILTGVQSTGTPHLGNLLGAIIPAIALSNNPENESFLFIADLHSITQIKDGETLRNNTYSTAAAWLACGLNVDKVTFYRQSDVPQTAELTWYLSCFFPYQRLTLAHSFKDKADRLDDVNAGLFSYPMLMAADILLYDAEVVPVGKDQLQHLEITRDVASRFNHQMGETFVLPEAKIQENSMLIPGTNGGKMSKSANNIINIFLNDKALRKQIMAIETDSTPLEEPKNPDTCNAFAIYSLLANEEQLATMRANYIGGNYGYGHAKQALFELIVEKFKTEREKYNYYLENLPEVDALLEIGANKASAVATGVLKRVRAKLGFAV; this is encoded by the coding sequence ATGGCAAAAATACTTACCGGTGTACAAAGTACCGGAACACCACATTTAGGCAATTTACTAGGCGCAATCATTCCTGCAATTGCATTATCAAACAATCCAGAAAACGAATCATTCTTGTTTATAGCCGATTTGCATTCGATCACTCAAATAAAAGATGGCGAAACCTTACGCAACAATACCTACAGTACGGCTGCCGCTTGGTTGGCTTGTGGATTGAATGTGGATAAAGTTACTTTTTACAGACAATCTGATGTGCCGCAAACTGCTGAGTTAACTTGGTATTTGAGCTGCTTTTTTCCGTACCAACGTTTGACATTGGCGCACTCTTTCAAAGATAAAGCAGATCGATTGGATGATGTAAATGCTGGTTTGTTTAGCTACCCAATGCTTATGGCAGCCGATATCTTATTGTACGATGCCGAAGTAGTTCCCGTAGGAAAAGATCAATTACAACACCTTGAAATTACTCGTGATGTAGCCTCTCGTTTCAACCACCAAATGGGAGAAACTTTTGTGTTACCAGAAGCTAAAATTCAAGAAAATAGCATGTTGATACCAGGTACAAATGGTGGCAAAATGAGTAAATCTGCGAATAATATCATCAATATATTTTTGAATGATAAAGCGTTGCGCAAACAAATCATGGCGATAGAAACGGATAGTACACCACTAGAAGAACCTAAAAATCCAGATACTTGCAATGCATTTGCGATCTATTCGTTATTAGCCAATGAAGAACAATTGGCAACCATGAGAGCCAATTACATAGGGGGAAATTACGGTTATGGACATGCTAAACAAGCTTTGTTTGAGCTGATTGTAGAAAAATTCAAGACCGAAAGAGAAAAATACAATTACTACTTGGAAAACCTGCCGGAAGTAGATGCGTTATTGGAGATAGGAGCCAACAAAGCTTCTGCAGTTGCGACTGGCGTTTTGAAAAGAGTTCGTGCCAAATTAGGGTTTGCAGTGTAA
- a CDS encoding DUF3575 domain-containing protein, producing the protein MKKAILFLSLFSSLFFFGQEQKTTSLLKNEIKANALFLVIGATEFTYERILSNDSGVGISVFYAKQDDADLNFSLSPYYRAYFGEKPAAGFFVEGFSMLNSGKKSVYVDYVYNNNTQTYSSTNRGGESFTDLALGFSVGAKWIHPRGFVFEFSGGIGRNLIDSNSPEVVGRGGISLGYRF; encoded by the coding sequence ATGAAAAAAGCAATATTATTTTTGAGTCTATTTTCGTCTCTATTTTTCTTTGGTCAAGAACAAAAAACAACTTCATTGTTAAAAAACGAAATCAAAGCTAATGCTTTGTTTTTGGTAATTGGAGCAACTGAGTTTACTTATGAGCGAATATTGTCAAATGATTCGGGAGTTGGTATTTCCGTCTTTTATGCAAAACAAGATGATGCTGATTTAAATTTCAGTTTGTCTCCTTATTACAGAGCTTATTTTGGTGAAAAACCAGCTGCAGGATTTTTTGTAGAAGGATTTTCTATGTTAAACTCTGGAAAAAAAAGCGTGTACGTTGATTATGTATATAATAATAATACGCAAACGTATAGCAGTACAAACAGAGGCGGTGAATCATTTACGGATTTAGCATTAGGTTTTAGTGTTGGTGCTAAATGGATTCATCCTAGAGGCTTTGTCTTTGAATTCAGTGGAGGTATTGGTAGAAATTTAATAGATAGCAATAGTCCAGAAGTAGTAGGAAGAGGTGGTATCAGTTTAGGGTATCGCTTTTAG
- a CDS encoding glycosyltransferase family 9 protein encodes MRLSAMGDVAMTVPVLRALVSKYPEVKLTVVSRPFFKPFFEGIPNLTFFAFDEKGRHKGFPGLVRLFQELKRLDIDAFADLHNVLRSKIVRTFFSLTGKKVASVNKGRAGKKALTRAENKVFQQLPTMLQRHAKVFQKLGLSIDLSNPEFPEKAILSQDLLKLTGDCKTIIGVAPFAQYASKVYPQDLMQEVIDSLAENEDYTVLLFGGGKSEIEILETFAKDKANVINVAGKVKFQEELQLISNLDVMLSMDSGNAHIAAMLGVKVVTLWGATHPYAGFLPFNQSLDNVLVPDRTQYPLLPTSVYGNKQVAGYENVMRTIPVQDVVHKIKANL; translated from the coding sequence ATGAGACTATCCGCAATGGGAGATGTCGCCATGACGGTTCCTGTTTTACGAGCTCTGGTATCTAAATATCCAGAGGTCAAATTAACGGTAGTTTCACGCCCTTTTTTTAAACCTTTTTTCGAAGGAATTCCGAATCTTACTTTTTTTGCTTTTGACGAAAAAGGAAGGCATAAAGGTTTTCCAGGATTGGTGCGATTATTTCAAGAATTAAAAAGATTAGATATTGACGCTTTCGCAGATTTGCACAATGTATTGCGTTCTAAAATCGTTCGTACTTTTTTTAGTTTAACGGGAAAAAAAGTAGCTTCAGTAAACAAAGGAAGAGCTGGAAAAAAAGCTTTGACTAGAGCCGAAAATAAAGTTTTTCAACAATTGCCTACCATGCTTCAAAGACATGCCAAAGTCTTTCAAAAATTAGGACTTTCTATTGATTTATCGAATCCTGAGTTTCCCGAAAAAGCTATTTTAAGCCAAGATTTATTGAAACTTACAGGAGATTGTAAAACAATAATAGGAGTCGCTCCTTTTGCACAATACGCATCCAAAGTCTATCCTCAAGACTTGATGCAAGAAGTGATTGATTCATTGGCAGAAAATGAAGATTATACCGTTCTCCTTTTTGGTGGTGGAAAGTCAGAAATCGAAATTTTAGAAACTTTTGCAAAAGACAAAGCCAACGTTATCAATGTAGCTGGTAAAGTCAAATTTCAAGAAGAATTGCAATTAATAAGTAATCTTGATGTGATGCTTTCTATGGATTCAGGCAATGCACATATTGCTGCCATGCTAGGAGTGAAGGTCGTTACACTTTGGGGAGCAACACATCCTTATGCGGGATTTTTACCATTCAATCAATCACTTGATAATGTTTTGGTTCCTGATAGAACTCAATATCCTTTATTGCCCACTTCGGTTTATGGGAATAAACAAGTAGCAGGTTATGAGAATGTGATGCGAACCATTCCAGTTCAAGATGTGGTTCATAAAATAAAGGCCAATTTATAG
- a CDS encoding DUF4254 domain-containing protein: MFSKLAYSVFEQSIKDYHQYDNVDQPINNPFPKDQFEHLLYLKNWIDTVQWHYEDIIRDPNIDPVAALTLKRKIDASNQERTDMVEYIDGYFLQKYSKVEAKVEAKINSESPAWAFDRLSILALKIYHMNEEATRAEASQDHRDKCQDKLNILLEQRTDLSTAIDDLLTDISNGDKFMKVYKQMKMYNDDELNPVLYQGKK; encoded by the coding sequence ATGTTTTCAAAACTAGCTTATTCCGTTTTCGAACAAAGTATTAAAGATTATCATCAATATGATAATGTAGATCAACCGATAAACAATCCTTTTCCAAAAGATCAATTTGAGCATTTGCTTTATTTGAAAAATTGGATTGATACAGTACAATGGCATTATGAAGACATTATTCGTGACCCAAATATAGACCCAGTAGCGGCCTTGACTTTGAAGCGTAAAATTGATGCTTCTAACCAAGAACGTACAGATATGGTGGAATACATCGATGGTTATTTTTTACAAAAATACAGTAAAGTAGAAGCTAAAGTAGAAGCGAAAATTAACTCTGAAAGTCCTGCTTGGGCATTTGATAGATTGTCAATCTTGGCCTTGAAAATTTACCACATGAACGAAGAAGCTACTCGTGCCGAAGCTTCACAAGATCATAGAGATAAATGTCAAGATAAATTGAACATTCTATTGGAGCAAAGAACTGATTTATCAACTGCAATCGATGATTTGTTGACTGATATCTCAAATGGTGATAAATTCATGAAAGTGTACAAGCAAATGAAAATGTACAATGATGATGAATTGAATCCTGTTTTGTACCAAGGAAAGAAGTAA